DNA sequence from the Scylla paramamosain isolate STU-SP2022 chromosome 4, ASM3559412v1, whole genome shotgun sequence genome:
TTATAAGGcactcaacaaaacaatgacttgTGGAATGACCTTTTAGGAAGCCATGTACATTGCCAGAGAGTACATGGCCCACCTTATATATATAAGCCTGTTCAATATTACCCGTTCCATCATCTTACACAGACAGCTGGTGAGAGAAATGGGGCGAAAGGTGCCATCACCTTTGGGGATTGGGATGATAATGGCTGTTTTCCAGGAGTGGGGAAGCTTGCCTGCAGTGAGAGACATGTTAAATAGGTCTAAGACAGGGTTGTCTACCTTTACCTCCAGGAGGGCGTTGAGGATGTCATAGGTGATGCCATCCTTGCAAGGAGCTGTTGACTTGCCTAATTTAACTGCTGAGAGAAGTTCATCATGCATGATAGACACACAGGTGTCATCTGGCAGAGAAACACTGTGGCGAATCAACTCCATTCTTTGTGGTCTTTGCCGGTCAAGCGCCTCCTGGTGTTCCACAGGAAGGTGTTCCACAGGAAGGATGAGGCTTCCTTCCATTGCAGGATGAGCTCTTGTGCCCTGCCGGCAGGACACCTGCCTCCTGGACTTGCCCCGGACACTGTTGACGTGGTGCCACACCTCCCGGAGGGACCGGGTCCTGCGCAACTGGTCAAGGAAGGAGACCcagtacttctttctttcctgctgccTCAGATCTGTGAGGTGTCGATCCACAGTAACCATAGCATCCCGTGACTTTATGTCTGCTGGGTTAAGCTGCCAACGTCTCTGGTAGGCGGCGAGCGACTGTTGAGAGTTCAGGATCACAGGGTCGGTAGCGTAAGTCCAGCGGCGTGGAGCATGGGTCCTTACAAGAACCCTTGGAGTCATGATGAATCCCTCAATGGTGTGTAGCAGTCTGTCGTACAGTGCCTCTGCGTCGGCGAAGGAGCCCTTCACGGCAGAATACCATGTTACCACATGGACAACGAGGCTCACCATCCTGGATGGTGGCACTGTCAAGCGCTTCCTGGGCACTGCTGGGGCGGACTGCACGGGGAAGGTCGTCTCCAGGGCGAAGTGGTCACTCAGCAAAGACCTGACACGAAGGATTTCAGCAGTATATGTTGGCATATTGATAAGGGCTACATAGTCAAGTCTGCCTCCTTGTACATGTGTGGGTGCATGTTCCCCAGAGAACACTGCTGTATCTGTGGTGTCAAGGAAAACCTTCCAGCACACACCATTAGCATTGGTGGTGAGATGGCTTCTTAATTCCTTATGCTTGGCATTAAGGTCTGCTCCTCAAGGACATAATCAGGAAAATTTGCAACATTTAAGTCACCAGCATGAATGCACATGTTTACAAAGTAAATAACTTCACCCAGGGTGTGCAAGCAAACAGTAATAAATTCAATACCCTCGGTGACCCCCAGTTCCCTGAAAGTAACCGGAATCCCATGTCTAATGTAAGTAGCCATCCCCCGACTACTGCCGTCACCACAACTGAAGGTGTGGGAGGCATAACACCGCAGTCTCCCAGAACTATGCTTACACCCATGggagacacactgcatcacGCAACGGGGTGGCAATGAAGCTCACattaggctataaatacttttgggaAGTCAGTACTTCTCCTGGTGTATGCTATATGCTATGTGCAGCACCAAGGAGACACACTCTGCGCCATTATGTCACAGAATGTCCTCTCATTGCTAAATTTAGGCTGCAAGGTCAACATGACCTGTATACCCTCATTGACCATTTCTtagactcagccactctcagggaTATACTCAAGGAATATGCTATgtttgctcccagactgtaggatatttatgcaataaggtgtgcaatatctgtatttatttatttacttacattcttgtaatgtatactacctatttttttttatttttgatactctacccttaagtctttgcccagggggtgggtggcaaggtccatcctcttcctttgttgtatttcattattaatgcaacaataaatgtatcaataaATCAGTCTTTCTGGCAGGGTATCTGGATGATTTCGGTGTTCATTCCTAAGGTCGGTCTTGGACTATACTTCAGATGTTACGCAAATTATTATgctaccataataataataataataataataataataatagtaatagtaataataataataataataataataaacatctGAAAATTAAAATCAACTTCCGCTATATCCTGATACCCagtaagaaacacacacacacacacacacacacgcatgattttcaagggaagaaataaggagttTCCTTCAATAAACAGACCGGTGTCATTAACACCAGACAGATATGCGAAATATTTATGAAAGACAAATGGATCAATATTTGGAAGAGAACGTGTTAACAAACAGACAATTTAGTTTTCGAGGAGGAAGATCGTGTACTACTAATCTATTGAATTTCTATTCGCGAGTTATAGACATTGTGCAGGAGACGGTAGGGCAGACTATTGGGACCTCAAAAAAGCATTCGACAAAGTACCGCATAGAAGGCTGTTATAGCAGCTGAAGATTTTTGGAGGATTGCGAGAGCGGCTGCTAAAGTGGATGGAGAATTTCTTGGAAGatagagatgagaacagtaataaaaaaaacaagtcagACTGGAAGAAAGTTTTAAGTGGGGTTCTACAGGGGTTGATGTTGGCATGGGTAATGTTTGTtgtgtacattaatgatatgccaaaagaaataaacagttaCATAAGCTTATTTGCAGATAATACCAAGTTAttgagaaaatagaaatagaggaaggtTGCACGGCACTCCAACGGGACCTGAACAAGATCTGGGAGTGGAGCCAAAAGTAGATGGAATTCTGTAGCCGCCGTATACGCACAACTTACACGACGGCTAGAGATACATTGTAATGTgacattttatgttttctttgttggcGTTATATTATTTGTACGCGTTGAACTTGCCCTCTCAGCTATTTCTCTCATCGATGGGTCGGTTGTTAAGACGTGAGCGCTGATAACAAACCTGCAGCATAATGAACATCATATGCCGTAGGGGCCTAGCAGCGTCTCCAAAGCCACTTCACGACAGTCACGCCTACACGTTAGACGTGTCTCGGGAGGCGCGGAGAATCCCGGTAAATCCCCATGTGTTCCTCATCTCGGTAAATCTAGACATGTCTCGGGAGGCGCGGAGAATCTCGGTAAGGCGCGGAGAATCCCGGTAAATCCCCAAGTGTTCCTCATCCCGGTAAATCTAGACGTGTCTCGGGAGGCGCGGAGAATCCCGGTAAATCCCCAAGTGTTCCTCATCCCGGTAAATCCCCTTGCATACGACCATGTTCCTCATCCCGGTAAATCCCCAAGTGTTCCTCATCCCGGTAAATCTCAAAGTGTAATCCTTGCATGCAACCAAGAGGACGTAAATCTCCAAGTGTAATCCTTGCATACAACCAAGAGGACGCCTGTTCCGCACTGTGTATGTATTCATCATAGTATTGGGATATTTATGTAACCATGAGGATGATATTTATGTAACCATGAGGATTTGATGATGTTTGTTAATATAATTAATGTGACTTATAGTGATTAGATACTTAAATTGTGAGGATTTAGAGATATATGTGTTAATACAAGTACACTTAACGTAACATAATGACGTACATCAGATCACGCAGACGAGAGGGCGACTTGCTGGgtttgtgctggtggtgttcatcTGTAGAACCGACTGAACCCGCTAAAGTGTAGGTAACTCTGTATTGATTTATATATTGTACGGAATTGACGACGTGAAGTGTCACGACAATGATGTACTGCAATACCTGTGTTTCCTATGATATACTCCTTTGTGTTACTCTCAGTATTAGTGATAATATGTTAATTCGCAGATTTGACCGCTTCTGAATACAAAGAGCGCGTACTGCACAGCTCGTTTCAGTCACCTCCAGTACAATACATTAATAAGCGTAAGATAGCGCTTAcaaattcaatgcaaagaagtGCAGTGCGATAGAATTTGGCAATAGTAgcaagagacagacaggaaattATTCATTGGGaatgagagaataaacaaaagaacaaaagaaaaagatcttggagTAATAATTACTGATAAGCTGTCACcagagaaacaaatgaagatTACAGGTGAAAATATAACCTactaagaaacataaaaacagcaTTTATATATCTGGAtgaagaaattattaaaaaaagaaaaactgattgTGACCATGATACGTCCAAAGTTGGAATATGCAACTGTGGTATGGTCACCTAGTGctaagaaatttataaaaaaattgGAAGGGATGCAAAGAGCAACAAGAAAATTACCTCCAAGTTTGAGGGAACTACTGTACGAAGAAAGATGGGCAAAATTGGGTTTTAAAACATTAgagcagaaaagagaaaaacgtgaTTTAATAACAGTGTGCAGAGTGATGACTAGAATGGAAAAGTGGATAGGCAGGACTTGGTGACGTGGGATGCAAGAGTTTCGGGGGGACATGGGAGAAAATTGAAAAGGATGCTTGTAGAGAGATGTAAAGAGATGTTAAGAAAAATGGTTTCCCACATAGAACCGTGAAGGTCTAAAATGATTTGGACAGAAAAGTCATTAATGCAAATACGATAAACGaatttataaaaatatatatgatgaGGGGACAACACGAGCATATATAGCTCTTTTcttgtatgtcacaactaggtaaatacaactaggtaaacacacacacacacacacacacacacacacacacacacacacacacacacatatatatatatatatatatatatatatatatatatatatatatatatatatatatatatatatatatatatatatatatatatatatatatatatatatatatatatatatatatatatatatatatatatatatatatatatatatatatatatatatatatatatatatatgtagaggagaagggagtaggcacctgccaaaacaataattattccCAGCGAAgtctgaagcactggatcagggggtgctatgaacttatcattaaacccagttgtgacctcactgaacgtttccttttgtgtctcaaaacacaagggggcagacacaacctgccttctaaagacaactttcttcctccccacaaaagtacaagcacttaataacacacacccttcactcaaaaattcaaaattatcatggcgactcctacaccagcctcggagtcctcatctcgggaggggaccacaaatgtccacAGATCAgaatgctcttctgataacgaccacaactgtcttgacactccctcaactttttcttcattaacttctgcaacattcgctgtctaagatctaattgtcaatctgtagaacaccacctctcctcttctaaacctcatcttcttttcctcactgaaacacaggtgtctgaggcaactgacagtagcccctttcctgttccctcctactttctctatcctcattttcaatccaaagctggatgttgtatttatgtgcacaacaactttacctgctctcatgcccacgctcttgaatcttatgagttttccaccatctggctacgactacagagtcactctcaaactaaacttatctgtgctgtatacctctcacctaactcctctgactgtaagaaactttttgactatttaacttctaaagtggagcacattctgactcttctcttttgcagagatctccattcttggagacttcaatgttcaccaccagctttggctttcctctcccttcactgaccatcctggtgaactagccttcaactttgctatcctccacgacctagagcaattggtgcaacaccctactcgtattcctgaccgtcttggagatatgcccaacattcttgaccttttcctgacctctaatcctgcttatgctgtcattctctcttctccattgggctcctccaatcacaatctcatatctgtattttgtcctatcgctccaatccctcctcaggatccccctaagcaaaggtgattctggcgttttgcctttgctagttgggggtaccttgggaggtattttgctgattttccatggaatgactactgcctccgtgtcagagacccatctttgtgtgctgagcgcataacagaggtgatagtgtctgccatggaggcgtacattcctcactctctttctcaacCTCATCCTTCCAAATctcggtttaacacagcttgttctccctcctttatttcatccagaCAGCACTACTGATATCACATCTATCTATAGAACTGAAccctttgctcaaacctttgctaaaaactctaccttagacgattctgggcttgttcctccctcttgtcCAACCTCTGACTACCTCAtggtacctattaaaattctttgtaatgatgttttccatgccctcgctggcctaaaccctcg
Encoded proteins:
- the LOC135099747 gene encoding uncharacterized protein LOC135099747; this translates as MPTYTAEILRVRSLLSDHFALETTFPVQSAPAVPRKRLTVPPSRMVSLVVHVVTWYSAVKGSFADAEALYDRLLHTIEGFIMTPRVLVRTHAPRRWTYATDPVILNSQQSLAAYQRRWQLNPADIKSRDAMVTVDRHLTDLRQQERKKYWVSFLDQLRRTRSLREVWHHVNSVRGKSRRQVSCRQGTRAHPAMEGSLILPVEHLPVEHQEALDRQRPQRMELIRHSVSLPDDTCVSIMHDELLSAVKLGKSTAPCKDGITYDILNALLEVKVDNPVLDLFNMSLTAGKLPHSWKTAIIIPIPKGDGTFRPISLTSCLCKMMERVILNRLIYIRWAMYSLAMYMAS